Proteins found in one Thunnus maccoyii chromosome 5, fThuMac1.1, whole genome shotgun sequence genomic segment:
- the LOC121897447 gene encoding zona pellucida sperm-binding protein 1-like, with amino-acid sequence MRQVSPPSPPKAPQYPQIPQVSPPSPPKAPQYPQYPQMRQVSPPSPPKAPQYPQIPQVSPPSPPKAPQYPQIPQVSPPSPPKAPQYPQTPQFRQPASSSRFPQYPQAPKFPGSPRAFSKPPQAPQDPQMYQPYPPQQPHQPHQPHQPHQPSQPNPHSFHSCEVEQGQRIPCGAPDISAAACEAISCCHDGRQCYFGKAVTVQCTKDAQFIVVVARDATLPNIDLETISLLGEGQGCTHVDSNSHFAIYQFPVTSCGSVIMEEPGVIIYENRMSSSYEVGVGPLGAITRDSYYELLFQCRYIGTSVETVVVEVLPLQDPPLPVAALGPIRVALRLANGQCFTKGCNEVDVAYSSFYTEADYPVTKVLRDPVYVEVQLLERTDPMLVLTLGRCWTTISPNPHSLPQWDILIDGCPYRDDRYLSSLVPVDLSSGLDFPSHYRRFLFKMFTFVDPGSLTPMREQVYIHCSTAVCSPVAGGSCEPSCFRKSRKRRDAEAVDQKREEPKVVASVGPVIIGAPEEE; translated from the exons GTCTCAC CTCCTTCACCACCAAAGGCTCCTCAATATCCTCAAATACCACAGGTCTCACCTCCTTCACCACCAAAGGCTCCTCAATATCCTCAATATCCTCAAATGCGACAGGTCTCACCTCCTTCACCACCAAAGGCTCCTCAATATCCTCAAATACCACAGGTCTCACCTCCTTCACCACCAAAGGCTCCTCAATATCCTCAAATACCACAGGTCTCACCTCCTTCACCACCAAAGGCTCCTCAATATCCTCAAACACCACAGTTCCGTCAACCTGCTTCCTCGTCAAGGTTTCCTCAATATCCCCAAGCACCAAAGTTCCCTGGATCTCCTCGAGCATTTTCCAAGCCTCCTCAAGCCCCACAGGACCCTCAAATGTATCAGCCATATCCACCGCAGCAACCGCATCAGCCACATCAGCCACATCAGCCACATCAACCCAGTCAGCCAAACCCGCATTCTTTCCACAGCTGTGAGGTGGAACAGGGCCAGAGAATCCCATGTGGAGCTCCTGAtatctctgctgctgcatgtgAAGCCATTAGCTGCTGCCATGATGGCCGACAGTGCTACTTTGGAAAAGCAG TAACTGTCCAGTGCACAAAGGATGCCCAGTTCATTGTGGTAGTGGCCAGAGATGCTACTCTGCCCAACATTGACCTCGAGACAATCTCACTTTTGGGAGAAGGTCAAGGCTGTACTCATGTTGACTCTAATTCACACTTCGCCATCTACCAGTTTCCTGTTACTTCCTGTGGCTCTGTCATTATG GAGGAGCCTGGTGTCATAATCTATGAGAACAGGATGTCCTCCTCATATGAGGTCGGAGTTGGGCCTCTTGGAGCCATTACCAGGGACAGCTACTATGA aTTGCTCTTCCAGTGTAGGTACATTGGCACTTCTGTTGAAACTGTGGTTGTAGAGGTTTTGCCATTACAAGATCCTCCTCTACCAGTTGCTGCTCTGGGACCCATCAGAGTGGCGCTGAGGTTAGCTAACGGACAGTGCTTTACAAAGGGTTGTAATGAAG TGGATGTGGCCTATAGCTCTTTCTATACGGAGGCAGACTATCCTGTGACCAAAGTACTGAGGGACCCAGTGTACGTAGAGGTTCAACTACTGGAGAGGACAGATCCCATGCTTGTCCTGACTCTTGGTCGCTGTTGGACAACCATAAGCCCCAACCCTCACAGTCTGCCCCAGTGGGACATTCTGATAGACGG GTGTCCATACAGGGATGATCGCTACTTGTCCTCACTGGTTCCAGTTGATCTCTCCTCTGGCCTGGACTTCCCAAGTCACTACAGGCGTTtccttttcaaaatgtttacCTTTGTGGATCCCGGCTCACTAACACCCATGAGGGAACAG GTGTACATCCACTGCAGTACAGCTGTGTGCAGCCCTGTAGCTGGAGGCTCCTGTGAGCCATCATGCTtcagaaaaagtagaaaaa gGAGAGATGCCGAGGCTGTGGACCAGAAGAGGGAAGAGCCAAAGGTTGTGGCCTCTGTTGGACCTGTGATCATAGGCGCCCCTGAGGAAGAGTAA